The nucleotide sequence TCGGCCTGCCGGGCCTCGACCAGCTGAGCTGCCAGCAGCGTCTTGCGGGCAGCCGTGACGGCGTCGTTGGCGCCCTCCGAGATGACCTTGCCGGCCGCTTGCTGAACCTGTGGTTCGGGCAGCGCGTAAACGCGGTCATGAGTGTCCTGGGTGTTCTGCCCGGGCTCGCGGCGGTGCAGCACGTTCACCGTCTTGCGGCCCCGCCGTAGCACCTTGCCGGGCATGCCTTGTGCTTGCGCCCAACGAGCCGCCGCCATCGCGTCGGCTCCGAGGCCGAAGGGGCCCACCCTGATCAGCTCACCGACCGAGTTGGTCACCTGCGTGTTCCTCTGGCCCCGCCAGACCAACAGCCGGTCGATGTCGGGAGCGTGGTCCCTGACGTAGGCCCGGGCCAGTGCCGTGGCCTCCAGAGCATCGGAGATCAGCCGCCCGGCCGAATCGGCTCCGTGGTCGGTGATGTTGCGGGACTCGTAGTGGTTCCCGGTATGGCGCCGGCGCTTCTCCAGCTCCAGCCGGTAGACGCGAACACCGCTCGTGTCCCCGGAGTCCGGGACGGCCCGCGGAACGCGCAGCTCGGACATGGTCGTGGCGTTGAACCCGAACTCCATGACCAGCAACACCGCGAGGCCGGCCGCTTCCACCTGCGAGAGGAAGAGCCGTTTCCAGGTGTGGTCCGCACCCGCTCCTCCCAGCGCCGTCGCATAGTGCCAGATGACCTCACGTTTCATGCCGTCGGGGCCTGTCCTGCGGGGTAGATCGCCGGTTCTCGCCAGGATGTCCAGCGCTTCACCGATCACCCAATCTCGGCTTTCTGGACTGATGTTGCCGTTGCGCCAGGCGTTGAGGTGTTCGGTGTTCTGCCGGATCCGCAGCAGCGCGGTGCGAAAGGTCCTCCTGGCTGCTGCCTTGATTTTGCGGAACTCATCCGGCTCGAAAGCCTTCTCCTTCTTCTTCGGCTCCGGCAGACGCCGGGCCATCACCTCCCTGACCTGCTGCGGTAGGCGGTGGTCGGCCCGTAGCAGCAGTTGGGTGGCCATGATCTGGTTGTAACCGATCTCGGTCTTCACGTTGCGGCTGAGCCGCCAGGCCGACCACGTTCCAGCCGTCAGATCCGGGATGTCGTCAGGCGGGTTGTCCAGCTCGGCCAGGTACTCGCTCAGAGTCTTGAGATACCGCCAGATGGCTTCACTCGACCGCAGCGAAGTCCAGGATCCGCCGGCGCATTTCCCGGCGAAGAGCACCGCGAGGGAGCGCTGCATCGCCTGAGGAATCGGGAGCTGTCCGAAGTCGTAGGCTTTGCTGGCGCCCTGCTTGGTGGTGTGCAGGACGATCAGGTCGCCCGGGCCGTCGCCGAGCACCGGGAGACGGCTGAAGCCTGCTGCGGGCAAAGTGCCCTTGCGACCGCGGCCGCTCATGCCGACACCACCGGGACGAGCTTGGCGTCGATGTCCTGGATGCCCTCGCTCTCCTCGGCGATCCGGGCCAGCAGCGAGGTGACGCGGTCTCGGGAGAATCCTTCCCCGCCCGCCGTGGGCTCCGGATCTGCCATCAGTGATCTCAGCTGAAGGTCCGAGACAGGGGCGAGGTAGATCTCCCTTGTCGTCTCCAACTGGGCGTGTCCGAGCAGGTCCTGGACCATCCGCCACGGGTCTCCGTAGAGAAGTCGGAAGTCCCGTCTCTCCTCCGGGGTCAGCCCCATCCGCAGGTCAACGACGTGGTGCAGGACCACCAGCATGTAGAGGGCGAACGAGTGCCTGGCCATGTGCGGGGTGCAGAACGGAGGCTCGGCGACGACGCCGTCCAGCACTTCGGCGCATCGTTGCGACGCGGTGCGAAAGACGTTCTCCCACGAAGCCGGCCGGAACGGCAGCCCGGACTCGTTCAGCCACAACCACAGCGGTTCCGGCCCTGACGGGCCCTCGATGAACAGGGTCATCCGCTCGGCCACGTCCGCCTCGGACAACGGCGTCCGACCTTCGATCCCGTCCTGGTCCCGCCAGTGCAGCACCTTCTTGCGTAAGCCCGCGACCTTGGTGACCAGCCGCATTCGTGGCAGCCGCTCGTACCTCCCCTTGGCCTGGGCCCGCCGGATCGCATCCGCCCGCGACGACTCCATGTAGCCCTCGACCTCACCAGCCACCGGGGCGGAGGCGTAGAAGGTGCGAGCACGCTTCGACTTCGTCACCGCCGGCGCCAGGCGGCCCGGGTAGTAGCGGGCACCGCCCAGCCGGGTGTGCGGCATCTCGATGGTCAGCAGCGACGCCGACTCGGTCAGGCGTATCCCCGACGACAGCAGCAGATCCGCGAAGGCCGCGTTGCGGTCCTCCAGCCGTCCCACCCAGTTCGCCGCCGGCACCCCCTGGGCCGTGTGGCCGCGCAGGCCGACATTCACCCAAAGGCGGAACGTCCGCGGTGTCAGCCAGTGGACGTCGCTGGTCTTGGCGTCCTTCGCCCGGGCCTGCGGAACCCGGATCACCTCGCCTGTGCGGCCGATGAAGTCGCGCATCAACACCGGGTTCCGTACGACGTACTCGCGTCGCTCGGCCCACTCATAGAGGCGGGTGAGCGCGGCCAGCCCCCGGTTCCAGCGAGACCCGCCGACCTTCCCAGGGTTCGCACTGGCCCGGGTCCGCCAGTACTCGAAGTCCGCGAGGTCGTCGTCGGTGGCCTGGTTCCAGACCTTGCCCCGGTCCCACAGGAAGTCGAAGAACAGGCAGTAGTCGTCCGTGTAGTTGCGCTTGGTCTCCGGTGCCAGCCTGGCGAACCCCGACCGGCAGAGGTAAAGGCTCAGCAGCTCGTCGATCCGGTAGTCCGGCGACAGCATGATCGGGTCACCGGGATGGATTCCCAGTCGGTCCTCGCGATCGGAGAGGTCCTCCATCCCCGCGAGTACGGGTATCCGATCTGTGGGTACCGATCGCCTCTCGGGTACCCAGTACACCCGCCAACCCACATGCCCTACCTGTCCGTTGTGCCGTATCAACACGCTCATTCAACAGGGAAGCCGCAGCACGCCACCATTCGCCAACCGGGCGGTGGCCAGCCGGTGATGATCCGGGCCAGGGGCGCCGGCCGTACGACGGCCAGCAGCACCAGCAGAGCGCACACGGCACACAGCAGGCGGTGCCGCAACAGTCGGCGGCCGACCAGGATCACGACCAAGGTGGCGACGGCCAGCAGCAGCGCGCCGGTCCAGCCGTCCGGCCAGTCCGCCTCGGCCCCGGGCAGCGCCGCGCCGGTACGGGCCACCTGGGCGATCCATCCGGCGGGCCAGCCCGCCGGCCAGGCGATCCACGCGGCGAGCGGCGGCGCGACGGCGGCCACCGCGAGCGCGGCGAACCCGAGGACGGTGGCGGGGGCGACCGCCACCTCGGCGATGAGATTGCAGGGAATCGCCACCAGGCTCACCCGCGCGGCCATCGCCACCACGACCGGTGCGCAGACCGCCTGGGCCGCGGCGGCGGCTGCCAGCGCCTCGGCGAGCCGGGGCGGTACGCCACGGCGCCGCAGAGCCGCGCTCCATCCCGGTGCGATGGTGAGCAGGGCGCCGGTGGCCAGCGCGGAGAGCAGAAAGCCGTAGCTCCGGGCCAGCCAGGGGTCATAGAGCACCAGCGCGAGGACGGCGGCGGCCAGGGCCGGGAGCAGGGAGCGGCGGCGGCCGGTGCCGAGGGCGAGCAGCGTGATCAGCCCGCAGGCGGCGGCGCGCAGCACACTGGGCTCGGGTCTGCAGACGATGACGAAGGCGAGCGTGAGCCCGCCGCCGAGGAGGGCGGTCGTCCGCAGCCGGATGCCGAGCGCGCCCGCGAGACCGCGCCGCTCGGCCCGCCCGGCCAGCCGCGGCGGACCCGTGAGCAAGGCGAGCACCAGCGTCAGATTGCTGCCGGAGACGGCCATGAGATGGAGCATGTCCGTGGCCCGGAACGCCTCGTCCAGTTCGGGCGGCACCCGTGAGGTGTCCCCCACGACCAGCGCCGGGAGCAACGCCCGCGCGTCCGGGGTGAGTCCGTCGGTCGCGGTGCGCAGCCCGGCGCGCAGCCGCCCGGCCAGCCGCTGGACCGCGCTGGGCGGGCCCGTGACCCGCGGGGGTCCGCCGCCGTTCACGCGCACTACGGCCGCTATGCGGTCCCCGTCGCGCAGCGGCGGCGCCAGGCGCCCGTGGACATGCAGACGGGTGGACGGCAGCAGCCCGAGCCAGGCCGTCCGCTCCTTACCGGCCCTCGGGTGGACCGTCACCAGGACGGGGGTGCGGGTGGTGGTCGTGGTGCCGTCGGGGCCGGTGACCCGATCGGCCTCGGCCTCCAGGACCACGGACGCGGGCGCGAGCGCCGCGCCCCGCACGCGTGGCCGGGTGAGCCGTGGGTCCCCCGTGACCGTCACCTCGGCGGTGGTCTCGGCGTACTCCCGGGCCAGCGCGGGCACCGGGCCACGGCGTACGTCCGCCGCGTGCAGCCCGGCGACCGCCCCCGCGGCGGCCCCGCACAACAGCACGGCCGCCACCGCTCCTGCCGTACGGCGGCCACGCCACGCGACGCGGCGGGGCGGTGGCGAAGTGTCTTGCTGCCGCGTCACGTTGTGGCCTTCGCCCGCGCCCGGACGGACGCGGGCCCCGGGTGCGGCATTGGGCGCGACACCGGGTGAGCGGCCGGCCGTTGACGGCGGTGCCTTCCGCTCCCGCTGCCGAGACTCGGCGCCGCGTGGCCGCGACGGGGCCGGGTCCGACGGGGCGGGGTCCGACGGGGCGGGCCCGAGCGCCCGTCGGCCGTCCAGGAGGGGTACCGGCGAGGGCGTGTCCGGCTCGCGCCGGGGACGGGGTGCGCCGCGCCGTCGTCCACCCGGTGTCGGTGCTCGTCGGCGGGCCCCGATGAGCAGCGCGGCCGCCACTAGGGAGGCAACCGTGCAGACGAGGGCCACCATGTGGGCCGGTGCGTCCAGGGCGAGCGCCGCGGCTGCCCAAGCGGCCAGGGCCGGGGGCACGAGGCGAAGGTCGGGTGGGCCCTCCTGGCGTGGCTGTGACGCACCGCGCGGGGACACGGCCGCCGCATGGACCGGGGCGCGGGTCCGCGGGGGCCTCGCGACCGTCATGGCCGGACCAGCGGGCGCAGGTCGGCGAACCGGCGCTCGCCGATGCCGTTCACCTCGCGGAGTTCATCGATGGAGCGGAAACCTCCATGCTGGGTGCGGTAGTCGATGATGTGCCGGGCCAGGACGGGGCCGACTCCCGGGAGGGTGTCGAGCTGTTCGGCGGTCGCGGAGTTGAGGCTGACCGAGCCACCGGGCGCACCGGGACCGGCCGGTGCGTTCGCGCCGTTGGCCACGTTCGGGTCACTGGATGCGCTCGGGCCGTTGGGTGCGTTCGGTGCGCCGGCGGCCGGATCTGCGGCCGCACCCGGTGCGGGTGGTCCGCCCGCGGGGGCGCCGACGACGATCTGCTCCCCGTCCACCAGTGGCCGGGCCCGGTTCAGCCCGCTCAGGTCGGCGCCCGGCCGTACTCCACCCGCCGCTTCGAGGGCGTCGGCGACCCGCGCCCCGGGCGGCAGCTTCCGCAGCCCCGGACGGCGGACCTTGCCGGTCACATCCACGACGACCGTGCGACCCCCGCCGGATGGGGTGAGCCGCCCCCTGGGCATCGGACCGGGTTCGGAGGGCGCGGCGCGCGGGGGCTCCGGATCCGGTGCGCGCACGGTCTGGGGACGGCCGGTCCAGAAGTGATACGCCGCGAAGGCCACCGCGGCGAGCAGGGCGACCGCCAGTGCGGCTACCGTTCTCAGCTCCATACCGCAGCGCAACTGAAGCCACACCGGCAGCCGCTCGCGCAGGGCGAGCCTTACCCGGTCGCGTCGGCGCAGCGGCCCGCCCCCGGGCGCGCCCTCAAACGCCTCCTCGGACGGCCCATTACGCACGTCCCCGGGCGGCCCCTCGGGTTCGTCCCCGAACGGCCCCTCGCTCGCGGCTCGGGGCTGCTCCTCGGGCTCGCCCCCGAGGGGCCACTCGTTCCTTACCTCCCCGCTCCGTACCTCCTCCGCCTCCGCAGCCGACGCCTCCCTGGCCAGGCGCTCCTCGTCCCGGGCCTTCGCCACGCCCCTCGGCCCGTCCCGGCTGCCCAGGGCGATCGACCCGACCGCGATCGGGGACGCCGACGGTGTGGAGAAGAGCGCCGCCACGCGGCTGGCGCGTGCGGGGGCCGTGGAGTGGGCCCGGCGGTCGGCGGTGCGGTGGTGGCCTCCGGCGCGGGACGAACCGGTGCCGGACGGCGGGCGGGGGCGGCGGCCCGCCCCGCCGTCGCGATGGCGGCCACGCCCTGGACCCGTGGTTACTGTGCGTGATCGTGTCCTCATGCACCCGACGGTAGACACAAGCGGCCGATCGCGCCGATCCGCCTCAATTCCCGGGGATAACCCCCAGGTTGTGGATAACTCCGTCACTCCGTCGAGCGAGGACCTTGCCCGACCAACCAAGTACCGCCCGCCCAACCAAGAACCGCCCGCCACCCTCCGCTACCGCGGAGAGACCACCGCTCCCAGCAGCCCCGGCCCGGTGTGTGCCCCGATCACCGCGCCCACCTCACTCACATAGAGCTCCGCCAGCCCCGGCACCCGGTCCCGCAGCCGCTCCGCGAGCGCCGCCGCCCGTTCGCCCGCCGCCAGGTGCTGCACCGCGATGTCCACTGGGCTCCGGCCGGCCCGCTCCACCACGATCTCCTCGAGCCGGGCGATGGCCTTCGAAGCGGTGCGGACCTTCTCCCGCAGCTCGATCCGCCCCTCGTCGAGCTGGAGCAGCGGTTTGACCGCGAGCGCCGAGCCGAGCAGGGCCTGGGCCGCGCCGATGCGGCCGCCGCGCCGCAAATAGTCGAGGGTGTCGACGTAGAAATAGGCGGCGGTGCCGTCGGCCCGTTTTTCCGCCGCCGCCACGGCCTCGTCCAGCGTGCCGCCACCCTCCGCCGTCTCGGCCGCCGCCAGCGCGCAGAAGCCCAGCGCCATCGCGACCATTCCGCTGTCCACCACCCGCACCGGAACGGGCGCGTCCTGTGCCGCGAGCGCCGCCGCGTCGTAGGTGCCGGAGAACTCGGCCGACAGATGCAGGGAGACGATGCCCGTCGCGCCCTCCTCGGCGGCGGCCCGATAGGCGGCGGCGAACATTGCCGGACTGGGCCGGGACGTCGTCACCGGCTTCCGCTTCTGCAACGCCTGCGCGAGGGACCGGGCCGAGATCTCGGTGCCTTCTTCCAGGGCCCGGTCTCCGAGCACGACCGTCAGCGGCACCGCGGTGATGCGATGGCGCTCCATCGCATCCTGCGGCAAGTAAGCCGTTGAATCGGTGACGATCGCGACATGGCGGGACATGACTGGGAGGTTATCGGGGGATGGAGCCTGCCGACAGCGCGACCCCAGCGGATGATCAATTGCCTTACCCATCATGCCCTGTTCAGACGTGGCTCAGATCCTGGTTCTCGGGCCGGGTTCCGGGGTCTCAGGCCGGGGGTGTGGGGTCCCGGGCCGGATGGTGGCACTCAGGCCGTGTTCTCGGGACGGCGGGACTGCTGCCAGGGCTTCTGCCACGCCTGGGGCTCCGTCTGGGGCCTCGCCCCGAGCGACGGCCGCGGCGGCTCCGGCTCCTGCCCCGCCTCGGGCCCCGATCGCGCCCCCGCCTCAGGCCGCGCCCCCGCCCCGGGCGCCGTCCGAGGTCCCGCCTCGGGCGCCGGCCACGACCCCGCATCCGTCCGCGGCTCCTCCGGCTCCACCGCCGTCCAGTGCCGCAGCGCCCCGGCCTCCATCTCGATCTCGCGGTTCAGCGAGTCCAGGTCGTCATGCGCGAACCGCTGCGTCCGGTCCCGCACCGCCCAGCGCAGCGAGTCGGCGGAGTGGGTGATCCGCTCCGTACGCTGCCGCAGGTCGGGCAGCAGGGCGATGAGACGGGCCCTGTCGGGCTCCTGCTCCAGCCGCTTCAGATCCGCCTCCAGATCCTGCGCATGGGCGCTCAGCCGCTGGAACAGGACCAACGACTCCGACAGTGACTGGTCTTGCGGGGCGGCCGCCTGCAGCGCCTGGCTGGTGGCGCGCATCGAGCCGCGCAGGGAGAGCCGGAGCTGGGCGAGCTCACCGGCCGCGCCCGGCTGCGCGAGCTGCCGGGCCCGGAGTCTGGTGTCCTCCACCGTGCGACGGGCTTGATGCACGGTGCGGTCGATGCCGCGCTTCGCCGCCCTGACCGCGCGAACGGCCGCATAGACCCCCGCCAGCATGATCAGGACGAAAAGCAGCAACAGGATCCAGATGGCTTCCATGTGCGCTCCTTGGGGCGGCGGTCACGGCACGGTGGCGGTCGTCCTCTCAGCGTAAACGCGCCGGGCGGGCCAGAGGTTCCTGACGAACCCCCAACCCGCCCGCATGTGGCACTCCGCGGATGGGACGGCCCTTACAGCGCGGCCCCGTCCCCGCCCCGCATCACGCCGGAACGATGTTGACCAGCTTCGGCGCCCGCACGATGACCTTACGGATGCCCGCGCCGTTCAGCGCCGCCACGACCGCCGGGTCACCCAGCGCCAGCGCCTCCAGCTCCTCGTCCGAGACCGAGGGCGCGACCTCCAGCCGGGCCTTGACCTTGCCCTTGACCTGGACCACACAGGTGACGGTCTCGTCCACGACATACGCCGGGTCGGCGACCGGGAAGGGCTCGTGGACGACGGACGTGGAGTGGCCCAGCCTGCGCCACAGCTCCTCGGCGACATGCGGGGCCAGCGGCGAGATCAGCAGCACCAGACCCTCGGCCACCGAGCGGGGCACCTCACGCACCTTGGTGACGTGGTTGTTCAGCT is from Streptomyces hygroscopicus and encodes:
- a CDS encoding integrase — translated: MSVLIRHNGQVGHVGWRVYWVPERRSVPTDRIPVLAGMEDLSDREDRLGIHPGDPIMLSPDYRIDELLSLYLCRSGFARLAPETKRNYTDDYCLFFDFLWDRGKVWNQATDDDLADFEYWRTRASANPGKVGGSRWNRGLAALTRLYEWAERREYVVRNPVLMRDFIGRTGEVIRVPQARAKDAKTSDVHWLTPRTFRLWVNVGLRGHTAQGVPAANWVGRLEDRNAAFADLLLSSGIRLTESASLLTIEMPHTRLGGARYYPGRLAPAVTKSKRARTFYASAPVAGEVEGYMESSRADAIRRAQAKGRYERLPRMRLVTKVAGLRKKVLHWRDQDGIEGRTPLSEADVAERMTLFIEGPSGPEPLWLWLNESGLPFRPASWENVFRTASQRCAEVLDGVVAEPPFCTPHMARHSFALYMLVVLHHVVDLRMGLTPEERRDFRLLYGDPWRMVQDLLGHAQLETTREIYLAPVSDLQLRSLMADPEPTAGGEGFSRDRVTSLLARIAEESEGIQDIDAKLVPVVSA
- a CDS encoding membrane protein; protein product: MLLCGAAAGAVAGLHAADVRRGPVPALAREYAETTAEVTVTGDPRLTRPRVRGAALAPASVVLEAEADRVTGPDGTTTTTRTPVLVTVHPRAGKERTAWLGLLPSTRLHVHGRLAPPLRDGDRIAAVVRVNGGGPPRVTGPPSAVQRLAGRLRAGLRTATDGLTPDARALLPALVVGDTSRVPPELDEAFRATDMLHLMAVSGSNLTLVLALLTGPPRLAGRAERRGLAGALGIRLRTTALLGGGLTLAFVIVCRPEPSVLRAAACGLITLLALGTGRRRSLLPALAAAVLALVLYDPWLARSYGFLLSALATGALLTIAPGWSAALRRRGVPPRLAEALAAAAAAQAVCAPVVVAMAARVSLVAIPCNLIAEVAVAPATVLGFAALAVAAVAPPLAAWIAWPAGWPAGWIAQVARTGAALPGAEADWPDGWTGALLLAVATLVVILVGRRLLRHRLLCAVCALLVLLAVVRPAPLARIITGWPPPGWRMVACCGFPVE
- a CDS encoding ABC transporter substrate-binding protein, translated to MAALFSTPSASPIAVGSIALGSRDGPRGVAKARDEERLAREASAAEAEEVRSGEVRNEWPLGGEPEEQPRAASEGPFGDEPEGPPGDVRNGPSEEAFEGAPGGGPLRRRDRVRLALRERLPVWLQLRCGMELRTVAALAVALLAAVAFAAYHFWTGRPQTVRAPDPEPPRAAPSEPGPMPRGRLTPSGGGRTVVVDVTGKVRRPGLRKLPPGARVADALEAAGGVRPGADLSGLNRARPLVDGEQIVVGAPAGGPPAPGAAADPAAGAPNAPNGPSASSDPNVANGANAPAGPGAPGGSVSLNSATAEQLDTLPGVGPVLARHIIDYRTQHGGFRSIDELREVNGIGERRFADLRPLVRP